From bacterium, one genomic window encodes:
- a CDS encoding lysophospholipid acyltransferase family protein, producing MTERHDYEERKVTRFANLAYAGIKILDVSCKFNNINYNLQTKSAIFALWHGWQYGLLGVPSRNDLNLLISPSLDGEVIARVTEKLGFSTVRGSMKRDGSKALREILKVLKADKAIAYTIDGPKGPICKVKEGVIKIAQMSQKPIIPLVPTVNRKFEINSWDRYKIPLFFATVTNTYGEPIYVPKKLSEDQVEEYRLNLENELFRLQKETQKS from the coding sequence ATGACTGAAAGACATGATTATGAAGAAAGAAAAGTAACCCGATTTGCGAATTTGGCGTATGCAGGAATTAAAATTCTTGATGTTTCATGCAAATTTAATAATATTAATTACAATCTACAGACAAAATCAGCCATCTTTGCCCTCTGGCATGGCTGGCAATACGGGCTACTAGGTGTCCCCTCAAGAAACGACCTGAATCTTTTAATAAGCCCGAGTCTTGACGGAGAAGTCATAGCAAGAGTTACTGAAAAACTCGGATTTTCAACAGTTCGAGGTTCAATGAAAAGGGACGGTTCAAAAGCTTTAAGAGAAATCCTGAAAGTGCTTAAGGCTGACAAAGCTATTGCTTATACGATAGATGGACCCAAAGGTCCTATCTGTAAAGTAAAAGAAGGTGTTATAAAAATTGCCCAGATGTCGCAGAAACCTATAATTCCACTGGTTCCGACTGTCAACCGGAAATTTGAAATAAATTCCTGGGACAGGTACAAAATACCGCTGTTTTTCGCGACTGTAACAAATACATACGGTGAACCGATTTATGTTCCTAAAAAACTTTCGGAGGATCAAGTCGAAGAATACAGGCTTAATCTGGAAAACGAACTTTTTAGACTACAAAAAGAAACCCAAAAATCTTAG
- the lpxB gene encoding lipid-A-disaccharide synthase — translation MKKIFIVTGEHSGDIHASYIVRELRKLNPDIKIEAIGGKSLEAEGIKLFSDHSKMAVVGLDAFKSLFSHIKLGQNLVNYLTLEYQPDLVLLIDYGGFNLRLARELKKHGINIFYYISPQVWASRKGRISKVKKYVNKMMTIFPFEEKLYKEKGVNAEYVGHPLISQLPRDFDREDFIKQNNIDLNNKIVGIFPGSRKMEINYLMPIFLESVKQIHTHSKKVQFCLGQAPNIDDKLINKYLDAFTKKENIEIKVLKNQNHALLSSSDAVILASGTITLEAAMYGTPMVISYKAPYLAYFLYLCVRYLKFVSLPNIIAGKKIVEEFIQQKAKPELISQEILALLYNNEKKEQMVHELGQIQNTLGEKIASKEVAKIVNNYLGKTRA, via the coding sequence ATGAAAAAGATATTTATAGTTACAGGCGAGCATTCGGGAGATATACATGCTTCTTATATAGTCAGGGAATTAAGAAAATTGAATCCTGATATCAAAATCGAGGCAATAGGCGGTAAATCACTTGAAGCTGAAGGCATAAAACTTTTTAGCGACCACAGCAAAATGGCAGTAGTCGGGCTAGATGCCTTTAAAAGCCTCTTTAGCCACATAAAACTCGGGCAAAACCTTGTTAATTATTTAACATTGGAATATCAACCCGATCTCGTTTTACTTATAGATTACGGCGGCTTCAACCTCAGACTTGCCAGAGAACTTAAAAAACACGGAATTAATATATTTTATTATATTTCTCCGCAAGTATGGGCTTCTCGAAAAGGCCGCATAAGTAAAGTTAAAAAATATGTTAATAAAATGATGACAATTTTTCCGTTTGAAGAAAAATTATATAAAGAAAAAGGCGTAAATGCTGAATACGTCGGGCATCCTTTAATTTCGCAACTTCCAAGGGATTTCGACAGGGAAGATTTTATAAAACAAAATAACATAGACCTGAATAACAAAATTGTCGGAATTTTCCCCGGCAGCAGGAAAATGGAAATCAATTATCTAATGCCGATTTTTCTTGAATCGGTAAAACAAATTCATACCCATTCCAAAAAAGTCCAGTTTTGTCTTGGGCAAGCACCGAATATTGACGACAAACTGATAAACAAATACCTTGATGCTTTTACAAAAAAAGAAAATATCGAGATAAAAGTGCTTAAAAACCAAAATCATGCACTTCTTTCAAGTTCTGATGCGGTAATTCTTGCGTCAGGCACAATAACTTTGGAAGCTGCAATGTATGGAACACCTATGGTTATAAGCTACAAAGCTCCTTATCTGGCTTATTTCCTTTATCTTTGCGTAAGATATTTAAAATTTGTTTCTCTCCCAAACATAATAGCGGGCAAAAAAATTGTAGAAGAATTTATTCAGCAAAAAGCAAAACCTGAACTTATTTCTCAAGAAATTCTCGCTTTGCTTTATAATAACGAGAAAAAAGAACAAATGGTACATGAATTAGGACAAATTCAAAACACGCTGGGCGAAAAAATAGCTTCCAAAGAAGTGGCAAAAATTGTAAACAATTACTTGGGGAAAACAAGAGCATAA
- the lpxI gene encoding UDP-2,3-diacylglucosamine diphosphatase LpxI (LpxI, functionally equivalent to LpxH, replaces it in LPS biosynthesis in a minority of bacteria.), whose amino-acid sequence MEITLSKTIGLIAGDGELPVSLSKNAAKKGHEIVAMSLSSTNRKELEVHCKKVYSCGAGEVQKMVDIAHQEGITQITFVGKVSKTMLFRNPRLDSRAISLLKQAKRLNDDALMLKLVDSLAEDNLIVIDQTIFLKEYFPTKGVIGKYHPDDLQQVDIEYGFQIAKGIGGLDLGQTVVVQDKMVLAVEAIEGTDRCIERGCRLGNKKAVVVKVSKPEQDKRFDVPTVGLRTLKNIQKFGGKVLAIEANETFVVEKEKMIEFADRNKMVFIAV is encoded by the coding sequence TTGGAAATAACTTTATCAAAAACTATAGGCTTAATTGCAGGAGACGGAGAACTTCCCGTCAGTCTTTCTAAAAATGCAGCAAAGAAAGGCCATGAAATAGTTGCAATGTCCCTTTCCTCTACCAACAGGAAAGAGCTGGAAGTGCATTGCAAAAAAGTCTATTCCTGCGGGGCGGGAGAAGTACAAAAAATGGTAGATATTGCACATCAGGAAGGAATAACACAGATTACTTTCGTTGGAAAAGTAAGCAAAACAATGCTTTTTAGAAATCCGCGATTGGACTCAAGGGCTATTTCTCTTTTAAAACAGGCTAAAAGACTTAATGATGACGCTTTAATGCTTAAACTTGTGGACTCACTTGCCGAAGACAACTTAATTGTTATAGACCAGACAATTTTCTTAAAAGAATATTTCCCGACAAAAGGTGTTATAGGCAAATATCATCCTGACGATCTTCAACAAGTTGATATAGAATACGGCTTTCAAATAGCAAAAGGAATAGGCGGGCTAGACTTAGGGCAAACAGTAGTGGTTCAGGACAAAATGGTTCTTGCTGTCGAAGCCATAGAAGGTACGGACAGGTGCATTGAAAGAGGATGCAGGTTGGGAAACAAAAAAGCTGTTGTGGTTAAAGTCAGTAAACCGGAACAGGATAAACGTTTTGATGTTCCAACAGTAGGACTTAGAACTCTTAAAAATATCCAAAAGTTCGGCGGAAAAGTTCTGGCTATCGAAGCAAACGAAACTTTTGTAGTAGAAAAAGAAAAGATGATCGAATTTGCAGACAGAAATAAAATGGTATTTATAGCGGTATGA
- the hisG gene encoding ATP phosphoribosyltransferase, whose amino-acid sequence MSECCLKIAVPNKGRLSEDVMDLLQRAGLTISKNERTLYATTQDGNYTVIFVRTQDIPSFVSDGVTDLGITGQDIIAETGVPVEDIMELNFGHCKMVIATKEESPASTVEELPDGIKIATSFPNIARKYFEKLGKKVHITEVSGATEVTPQLGLADVIVDITSSGSTLKNNKLKIIGNILQSKAAIIGRPGIKNEQQVKINAFVRAIKSALDAEEKKYLMANLPKASLAKIKEFMPGVTSPTVTMLLDNDSEVAIHVVIEKKKVYENIEQLKQLGATGILIMTVDQMVP is encoded by the coding sequence ATGAGTGAATGCTGTTTAAAAATTGCTGTACCAAATAAAGGTCGCTTATCTGAAGATGTAATGGATTTGCTTCAGAGAGCAGGTTTAACTATTTCCAAAAACGAGCGAACTCTTTATGCAACTACGCAGGATGGAAATTATACAGTGATTTTTGTCAGGACGCAGGATATTCCCAGCTTTGTAAGTGACGGTGTAACAGATTTAGGTATTACAGGTCAGGATATAATTGCGGAAACAGGTGTGCCTGTTGAAGATATTATGGAGTTAAATTTCGGGCATTGCAAAATGGTTATAGCCACAAAAGAAGAATCCCCTGCAAGCACAGTAGAAGAGCTTCCTGACGGCATTAAAATAGCAACATCCTTCCCGAATATTGCCAGAAAATATTTTGAAAAACTCGGCAAAAAAGTTCATATAACAGAAGTTTCAGGAGCAACAGAAGTTACACCGCAATTAGGTCTTGCAGATGTCATTGTGGATATTACTTCCAGCGGTTCTACATTGAAAAATAATAAATTAAAAATCATAGGAAATATTTTACAGTCAAAAGCTGCTATAATAGGACGTCCCGGAATAAAAAATGAGCAGCAAGTCAAAATAAACGCTTTTGTAAGAGCTATAAAATCTGCTTTAGACGCTGAAGAGAAAAAATATTTAATGGCAAACCTGCCTAAAGCATCTTTAGCCAAAATAAAAGAATTCATGCCTGGTGTTACTTCTCCTACTGTTACCATGCTTTTGGACAATGACAGCGAAGTCGCCATACATGTCGTTATAGAGAAGAAAAAAGTTTATGAAAATATTGAACAATTAAAGCAACTCGGTGCAACAGGCATACTTATAATGACTGTTGACCAGATGGTGCCTTAA